From a single Apium graveolens cultivar Ventura chromosome 2, ASM990537v1, whole genome shotgun sequence genomic region:
- the LOC141708270 gene encoding spermine synthase-like — MAGDAGSGMEHPTLMNVEGRNGRSANQDQATIPSCCVKARSLDPEFEAKCHSTVVSGWFSQPQSLSDETSNCMYFNNPMWPGEAHSLKVDKILYKEKSKYQEILVFESPAYGKVLVLDGILQLTEKDECAYQEMIAHLPLCSIVSPKNVLVVGGGDGGVLREICRHSSVERIDICEIDDMVIEVSKKFFPELAVGYEDARVELHVGDGAEFLRNAPKGKYDAIIVDGSDPIGPAQELVEQPFFESAARALRPGGVFCSMAESMWLHTHLIDDMFGACQNAFKGSVHYAWTSVPTYPSGVIGFLICSTEGTPVDFRNPANPIEMLDGALNYRRELRFYNSEVHTAAFALPSFAKREVSRL; from the exons ATGGCAGGCGACGCAGGAAGCGGTATGGAGCACCCGACTTTAATGAATGTGGAAGGGAGAAATGGGAGGAGCGCAAATCAGGATCAGGCCACAATTCCATCTTGTTGTGTAAAGGCTAGAAGTCTTGATCCTGAGTTTGAAGCTAAATGTCATTCCACTGTGGTTTCTGGCTGGTTCTCTCAGCCTCAGTCATTATCCG ACGAAACCAGCAATTGTATGTATTTTAACAATCCAATGTGGCCAG GAGAAGCACATTCCTTGAAAGTGGATAAGATCTTGTACAAAGAAAAGTCAAAGTACCAAGAAATCCTGGTGTTTGAG TCGCCTGCATATGGAAAGGTGCTTGTACTTGACGGGATACTTCAGTTAACTGAGAAAGATGAATGTGCCTATCAAGAGATGATCGCTCATCTTCCACTTTGCTCAATTGTATCTCCCAAGAAT GTCCTAGTAGTTGGTGGTGGTGATGGTGGAGTCCTAAGGGAAATTTGTCGTCACAGCTCTGTGGAGCGGATTGATATATGTGAAATAGATGACATGGTTATAGAA GTGAGTAAGAAGTTTTTTCCAGAGTTGGCTGTTGGATATGAGGATGCCCGTGTCGAACTTCATGTTGGTGATG GTGCTGAATTTTTGAGGAATGCACCCAAAGGGAAGTATGACGCAATCATTGTTGACGGATCCGATCCTATTG GTCCAGCTCAAGAACTCGTGGAGCAGCCTTTTTTCGAGTCTGCGGCAAGAGCACTGAGACCTGGAGGTGTATTTTGTAGTATGGCAGAAAGTATGTGGTTACATACACATCTTATAGATGATATGTTTGGTGCTTGCCAAAATGCATTCAAGGGTTCTGTTCATTATGCATGGACAAGTGTGCCGACATATCCTAG TGGTGTAATTGGATTTTTGATCTGTTCAACTGAAGGCACACCTGTGGATTTTAGGAACCCTGCGAACCCTATTGAGATGTTAGATGGAGCCCTTAACTATAGGAGGGAACTTAGGTTCTACAATTCTGAG GTTCATACAGCTGCCTTTGCACTGCCTTCCTTTGCCAAGAGGGAAGTGAGTCGTCTCTGA